From a single Rosa rugosa chromosome 7, drRosRugo1.1, whole genome shotgun sequence genomic region:
- the LOC133720276 gene encoding pentatricopeptide repeat-containing protein At4g18840-like: MKRTIPPHILSDLRRHLQPLSSIKQVETAQAFLTKTGLFFTQTPLLAKLIAFASLSPLGCLSHAQSLFQETAMDDPFTCSTMIRAYTNSDFPIKGIHIYNHMIVTQVGCDHFTYNFALKACARVMKGMKKDDAKGFGLGIDLKGGEIHGRVLKLGFDSDLYVQNSLLFVYAQAGSVGLARQVFDEMSERSVSSWNIMISAYDQITDFESADWLFRLMPQKNVVSWNTLLGRHVRLGNVEAAKKVFEEMVERDAVSWNSMIAGYVQVRDYGGALELFREMQVAEVEATEVTLISVLGACAETGELEIGSKIHESLKGKQHKIEGYLGTALVDMYSKCGKLSSASEVFSGMKMRPVGCWNAMIMGFAVHGHCEEALELFADMEMQVGEVKPNRITFVGVLIACSHKGLVEEGRRYFSYMIQKYKIVPDTKHYGCMVDLLSRWGLLDEAYQMIRAVPSLSSSLLWRTLLGACKVHGNVELAEQCFEQLAKLEPLKDADYVLLSNIYAEAEKWHDVERLRNEMVCKGVPKSLGFSHVEMK, from the coding sequence ATGAAGCGCACCATTCCTCCTCACATACTTTCagaccttcgtcgtcatcttcaACCTCTCTCCTCCATCAAACAAGTCGAAACAGCCCAAGCTTTCCTCACCAAAACAGGCCTCTTCTTCACCCAGACACCTCTCCTCGCAAAGCTCATAGCTTTCGCATCTCTTTCACCACTGGGCTGCCTCTCCCACGCTCAATCGCTGTTCCAAGAAACCGCCATGGACGACCCTTTCACCTGTAGCACCATGATCAGAGCTTACACCAACAGCGATTTCCCCATCAAAGGGATTCATATCTATAATCACATGATCGTGACCCAAGTTGGGTGTGATCATTTCACTTACAATTTCGCACTCAAGGCCTGTGCGAGAGTCATGAAAGGTATGAAGAAAGATGATGCGAAGGGTTTTGGCTTGGGGATTGATTTGAAGGGAGGTGAGATTCATGGCCGGGTTTTGAAGCTGGGGTTTGATTCCGATTTGTATGTACAGAATTCGTTGCTGTTTGTATATGCTCAAGCTGGGTCTGTGGGACTTGCGCGCcaggtgttcgatgaaatgtcTGAGAGAAGCGTTTCGTCGTGGAACATCATGATATCTGCATATGATCAGATAACGGATTTCGAATCGGCGGACTGGCTGTTCCGGTTGATGCCTCAGAAGAATGTGGTGTCTTGGAATACGTTATTAGGGCGGCATGTTAGATTGGGCAACGTTGAGGCTGCGAAGAAGGTGTTTGAAGAGATGGTGGAGAGGGATGCGGTTTCGTGGAATTCGATGATTGCTGGTTATGTTCAGGTTAGAGATTATGGTGGAGCATTGGAGCTGTTCCGGGAAATGCAAGTTGCTGAAGTGGAAGCAACGGAAGTGACGCTTATATCGGTTTTGGGTGCTTGTGCTGAAACCGGGGAGTTGGAGATTGGAAGCAAGATTCATGAGTCGTTGAAAGGAAAGCAGCATAAGATTGAAGGGTACTTGGGGACTGCCCTTGTGGATATGTATTCTAAATGTGGCAAGTTGAGTTCAGCTTCGGAGGTGTTTAGTGGGATGAAAATGAGACCGGTTGGTTGCTGGAATGCAATGATTATGGGTTTCGCTGTCCATGGTCACTGCGAGGAAGCTTTGGAGTTGTTTGCAGATATGGAAATGCAGGTTGGTGAAGTGAAGCCGAATCGGATCACCTTTGTTGGGGTGCTCATTGCTTGTAGTCACAAGGGTTTGGTGGAAGAAGGACGCCGGTATTTCAGTTACATGATTCAAAAGTACAAAATCGTGCCTGATACTAAGCATTATGGTTGCATGGTTGATCTTCTTAGCAGGTGGGGATTGTTAGATGAAGCCTACCAGATGATCAGAGCTGTGCCTTCCCTATCAAGCTCTTTGTTGTGGAGAACCTTGTTGGGTGCTTGTAAGGTACATGGAAACGTTGAATTGGCTGAGCAATGCTTTGAGCAGCTAGCCAAATTGGAACCTCTTAAGGATGCAGATTATGTTTTGTTGTCAAACATCTACGCCGAAGCCGAGAAATGGCA
- the LOC133720277 gene encoding serine/threonine-protein kinase STY13, producing the protein MSRSVNSGGRQQRNSAASVSQNGSVTAQQLAIDESLLVDPKLLFIGAKIGEGAHGKVYEGRYGSRIVAIKVLNRGSTSEERAQLENRFAREVNMMTRVKHENLVKFIGACKDPLMVIVTELLPGMSLRKYLISIRPNPLELHVAIKYALDIAHAMECLHANGIIHRDLKPDNLLLTANQKSVKLADFGLAREETVTEMMTAETGTYRWMAPELYSTVTLRQGEKKHYNNKVDVYSFGIVLWELLTNRMPFEGMSNLQAAYAAAFKQERPRLPEDVSPDLAFIIQSCWVEDPNLRPTFSQIIRMLNSFLFKLSPPPLPDNDSNEAEASNGTMSELSVRARGKFSFIRQLFNAKKNKNTQSS; encoded by the exons ACAGAACGGTTCAGTTACGGCGCAGCAGCTGGCAATCGACGAGAGCCTGCTGGTTGATCCCAAGTTGTTGTTTATTGGGGCGAAAATTGGTGAGGGAGCTCATGGGAAAGTTTACGAAGGAAG GTACGGTAGTCGAATTGTGGCTATCAAAGTTCTCAATCGTGGGAGCACTTCTGAAGAAAGAGCTCAACTTGAGAATCGATTTGCCCGTGAAGTTAATATGATGACTCGAGTGAAGCATGAAAATCTTGTGAAG TTTATTGGAGCTTGTAAGGATCCTCTAATGGTGATAGTTACTGAGCTATTACCTGGAATGTCACTCCGGAAGTACCTGATTAGTATTCGTCCCAATCCATTAGAACTTCATGTGGCCATTAAATATGCTCTTGACATCGCTCATGCAATGGAATGTTTACATGCCAATGGCATTATACATAGAGATCTAAAACCTG ACAATCTGTTGCTTACGGCAAATCAGAAATCTGTAAAGCTTGCAGATTTTGGTCTTGCAAGAGAAGAAACTGTGACTGAGATGATGACTGCAGAAACTGGGACTTACCGTTGGATGGCTCCTGAG CTATATAGCACTGTCACATTACGGCAAGGAGAGAAGAAGCATTACAATAACAAAGTTGATGTGTATAGCTTTGGGATCGTCTTATGGGAATTGTTGACCAACCGCATGCCCTTTGAAGGCATGTCTAATTTGCAGGCTGCCTATGCTGCTGCTTTCAAG CAAGAGAGGCCTCGACTTCCAGAGGATGTCTCCCCTGATCTTGCCTTCATCATCCAGTCATGTTGGGTTGAGGACCCCAATCTAAGGCCTACGTTCAGCCAGATCATCCGCATGCTCAACTCTTTCCTCTTCAAACTCTCACCCCCACCCCTACCGGACAATGACAGCAACGAAGCAGAAGCAAGTAACGGTACCATGAGTGAACTATCTGTCCGGGCAAGAGGCAAGTTTTCTTTCATTAGGCAACTCTTCAATGctaagaagaacaagaacacacAATCAAGCTGA